A stretch of Aythya fuligula isolate bAytFul2 chromosome 1, bAytFul2.pri, whole genome shotgun sequence DNA encodes these proteins:
- the LOC116499448 gene encoding very low-density lipoprotein receptor-like produces MGNRSSISDTGAGRRWVLPRCGALCLLLALAGLCTAADGARAKCEDCLDGSDESACVKKTCAESDFVCNSGQCVPNRWQCDGDPDCENGSDESAELCHTRTCRVNEISCGPQSTQCIPVSWKCDGEKDCDSGEDEENCGIVTCSAAEFTCSSGQCISKSFVCNVQDDCSDGSDELECAPPTCGVHEFQCKSSTCIPISWVCVDDADCSNHSDESLEQCGRQPAPPVKCSTSEVQCGSGECIHKKWRCDGDPDCKDGSDEINCPSRTCRPDQFRCEDGNCVHGSRQCSGVRDCLYGTDEANCNNVIQCSGPGKFKCRSGECIDINKVCNQQRDCKDWGDEPLEECIINECDCPAGFEFIDKRNCGDIDEYQNLGICSQMCMNLKGGYKSEHSRGYQMIPATGTWKRPYWYKDTNNTCDCNDAAKQASRNPA; encoded by the exons atgggtaataggagcagtataagtgacacaggtgcagGGCGGCGGTGGGTGCTGCCGCGCTGCggggcactctgcctgctgctcgccctcgccggcctgtgcactgctgccgacggtgctagagcaaaatgtgaagactgcttagatggcagtgatgagagtgcttgtgtgaagaagacgtgtgctgaatctgactttgtgtgcaacagtggtcagtgtgtgccaaatagatggcagtgtgatggggatccggactgtgaaaatgggtctgatgagagtgctgagctgtgtcatacgAGAACATGCCgagtaaatgaaatcagctgtggtcctcagtcaacccagtgtatcccagtgtcctggaaatgtgatggtgaaaaggaCTGcgacagtggagaagatgaagagaattgtggcattgtgacttgtagtgcagcagaattcacatgcagtagtgggcaatgtatttccaaaagctttgtctgcaatgtTCAAGATGACTGCAGTGATGGTAGCGATGAGCTGGAGTGTGCACCTCCTACCTGTGGTGttcatgagtttcagtgcaaGAGTTCTACCTGCATCCCTATCAGCTGGGTGTGTGTTGATGATGCTGACTGCTCCAACCACTCGGATgaatctttggagcagtgtggccgccagcctgcacctccagTGAAGTGTTCTACGAGTGAGGTGCAGTGCGGCTCAGGTGAATGTATCCACAAGAAGTGGCGATGTGATggagatcctgattgcaaggatggaagtgatgaaattaactgcccttctcggacctgcaggccagaccagttcagatgtgaagatgggaactgtgtccatgggagtaggcagtgcagtggtgtgagagactgtctgtatggcactgatgaagcaaactgtaacaatgttattcagtgctctggacctggcaaattcaagtgcagaagtggagaatgcatagatatcaataaagtgtgtaaccagcagagagactgcaaggactggggtgatgagcccctggaggaatgcatcataaatgaatgtgactgtccagctgggtttgagtttatagacaagagaaactgtggagacatTGATGAATATCAAAACcttggtatctgtagtcaaatgtGTATgaacctgaaaggtggctacaaaagTGAACATAGCCGTGGATATCAGATgattcctgctacaggaacctggaaaaggCCATACTGGTACAAAGacacaaataacacctgtgattgCAATGAtgctgctaagcagg CTTCCCGGAACCCAGCCTGA